One window from the genome of Hippocampus zosterae strain Florida chromosome 7, ASM2543408v3, whole genome shotgun sequence encodes:
- the tefa gene encoding TEF transcription factor, PAR bZIP family member a isoform X1: protein MSVEPIVVTLETATGAPASLPIVLKKIMEMPPPNILAGDDDTDKEKLGLDEDADLSGGGSGMEPSAALTPAIWDKTIPYDGENFHLEYMDLEEFLMENGIAASPEEDVDVKAQEVKEKPADVTLLPVNELVKFDEEVVIITNAETDVTCDVTAEVTTDPESETPDADDIQVDVNYEPDPTDLVLSSVPGGELFDPRKHKFTDEDLKPQPMIKKAKKVFVPEEQKDDKYWQRRKKNNVAAKRSRDARRLKENQITVRAAFLERENTALRTEVADLRKECGRYKNIVGSYAAKFGKL, encoded by the exons ATGTCGGTGGAACCGATCGTGGTCACGTTGGAAACGGCCACCGGGGCCCCCGCCTCGTTGCCGATCGTTCTGAAGAAAATCATGGAAATGCCTCCGCCGAATATCCTGGCCGGTGACGACG ACACGGACAAGGAGAAGTTGGGGTTGGACGAGGATGCCGACCTCAGCGGAGGAGGCAGTGGGATGGAGCCGTCGGCCGCACTCACCCCCGCCATCTGGGACAAGACCATTCCCTACGACGGTGAGAACTTCCACTTGGAGTACATGGACCTCGAGGAGTTCCTCATGGAGAACGGCATCGCCGCCTCGCCCGAAGAAGACGTCGACGTCAAGGCGCAGGAGGTGAAGGAAAAGCCGGCCGACGTGACCCTGCTGCCGGTTAACGAGCTGGTCAAGTTCGATGAAGAGGTGGTGATCATCACAAACGCAGAGACCGATGTCACGTGTGATGTTACAGCAG AAGTGACAACAGATCCAGAGAGCGAGACCCCGGACGCCGACGACATCCAGGTTGACGTTAACTACGAGCCCGACCCCACCGACCTTGTCCTGTCGAGCGTACCGGGGGGCGAACTATTTGACCCTCGCAAGCACAAGTTCACCGATGAAGATCTCAAACCTCAGCCCATGATTAAGAAGGCCAAGAAAGTTTTTGTCCCTGAAGAACAGAAG GATGACAAGTACTGGCAGAGGCGGAAGAAGAACAACGTGGCCGCCAAGCGCTCACGCGACGCCCGCAGGCTAAAGGAAAACCAGATCACAGTGCGAGCGGCGTTCCTGGAGCGTGAGAACACGGCGCTGAGGACCGAGGTGGCGGACCTGCGCAAGGAGTGCGGCCGCTACAAGAACATCGTGGGAAGTTACGCGGCCAAATTCGGAAAATTGTAA
- the tefa gene encoding TEF transcription factor, PAR bZIP family member a isoform X2, which translates to MTKVDITEIFKAFLETPFTLPSHDTDDTDKEKLGLDEDADLSGGGSGMEPSAALTPAIWDKTIPYDGENFHLEYMDLEEFLMENGIAASPEEDVDVKAQEVKEKPADVTLLPVNELVKFDEEVVIITNAETDVTCDVTAEVTTDPESETPDADDIQVDVNYEPDPTDLVLSSVPGGELFDPRKHKFTDEDLKPQPMIKKAKKVFVPEEQKDDKYWQRRKKNNVAAKRSRDARRLKENQITVRAAFLERENTALRTEVADLRKECGRYKNIVGSYAAKFGKL; encoded by the exons ATGACTAAAGTAGACATCACAGAGATATTCAAAGCTTTCCTGGAAACTCCATTTACTTTACCGAGCCACGACACAGATG ACACGGACAAGGAGAAGTTGGGGTTGGACGAGGATGCCGACCTCAGCGGAGGAGGCAGTGGGATGGAGCCGTCGGCCGCACTCACCCCCGCCATCTGGGACAAGACCATTCCCTACGACGGTGAGAACTTCCACTTGGAGTACATGGACCTCGAGGAGTTCCTCATGGAGAACGGCATCGCCGCCTCGCCCGAAGAAGACGTCGACGTCAAGGCGCAGGAGGTGAAGGAAAAGCCGGCCGACGTGACCCTGCTGCCGGTTAACGAGCTGGTCAAGTTCGATGAAGAGGTGGTGATCATCACAAACGCAGAGACCGATGTCACGTGTGATGTTACAGCAG AAGTGACAACAGATCCAGAGAGCGAGACCCCGGACGCCGACGACATCCAGGTTGACGTTAACTACGAGCCCGACCCCACCGACCTTGTCCTGTCGAGCGTACCGGGGGGCGAACTATTTGACCCTCGCAAGCACAAGTTCACCGATGAAGATCTCAAACCTCAGCCCATGATTAAGAAGGCCAAGAAAGTTTTTGTCCCTGAAGAACAGAAG GATGACAAGTACTGGCAGAGGCGGAAGAAGAACAACGTGGCCGCCAAGCGCTCACGCGACGCCCGCAGGCTAAAGGAAAACCAGATCACAGTGCGAGCGGCGTTCCTGGAGCGTGAGAACACGGCGCTGAGGACCGAGGTGGCGGACCTGCGCAAGGAGTGCGGCCGCTACAAGAACATCGTGGGAAGTTACGCGGCCAAATTCGGAAAATTGTAA